One window from the genome of Actinoplanes teichomyceticus ATCC 31121 encodes:
- a CDS encoding flagellar biosynthesis protein FlhA, with the protein MKNRSISKLAVPIGVIGIIIMMVVPLPTFLLDLLIALNITVALLVLLTSMFVQKPLDFAVFPALLLVMTLFRLALNISATRLVLRDGDAGKVIHAFGSFVVGGNLVIGLVIFSILVIVQMIVVTKGAERVAEVGARFTLDAMPGKQMAIDADLNAGLIDEAEAKRRRAEVAAEADFYGAMDGGSKFVKGDAIAAIIITLINLIGGFAVGVLQHGLAPADAMNQFSMLSIGDGLVSQVPALLLSVATGLIVTRSATSGDMGQSVTAQLSQNRLALRIGGAAALALCVIPGLPKVPFLLVGVVVLVIAQRVKEPIPEEATPLAEAVEMPAADSPEQLLGEMRIDPLELALAPDLVDLVDVSSGDLLDRVRALRRKMALELGVIMPPVRTRDDLDLPLSSYAIRISGVDAGAGQAPPGTVLAIGEGLQALPGRAGVEPVFGLAGKWVPAELHYQAELSGATVVDRASVIITHLAEVVRSNASRLLGREDVRALTEMVKRTHPVVVEELTPGLLSLGQIQKVLQAMLDEGVPIRDLVRIFEALSLRAKISVDHDGLVEAARGALGPAIAAQYATGGRLTVITLDPMLEQSLLESLRPSETGAFMAIDGMRAEAIVSEASRLAEAAEQQGLNPVLACSPQLRLPLMRLLRAGSRRVQVLSYSEISGSTAQIETIGVVNGAYAGAA; encoded by the coding sequence GTGAAGAACCGGAGCATCAGCAAGCTCGCCGTACCCATCGGGGTCATCGGCATCATCATCATGATGGTGGTCCCGCTGCCCACCTTCCTGCTGGACCTGTTGATCGCGCTCAACATCACGGTCGCGCTGCTGGTCCTGCTGACCAGCATGTTCGTTCAGAAGCCGCTCGACTTCGCGGTGTTCCCCGCCCTGCTGCTGGTGATGACCCTGTTCCGGCTGGCGCTCAACATCAGCGCCACCCGGCTGGTGTTGCGCGACGGCGACGCCGGCAAGGTGATCCACGCGTTCGGCAGCTTCGTCGTCGGTGGCAACCTGGTCATCGGCCTGGTGATCTTCTCGATCCTGGTGATCGTCCAGATGATCGTGGTGACCAAGGGCGCCGAGCGGGTCGCCGAGGTCGGCGCCCGGTTCACCCTCGACGCGATGCCCGGCAAACAGATGGCGATCGACGCCGACCTGAACGCCGGCCTGATCGACGAGGCCGAGGCCAAGCGGCGGCGCGCCGAGGTGGCCGCGGAAGCCGACTTCTACGGCGCGATGGACGGTGGCTCCAAGTTCGTCAAGGGCGACGCCATCGCGGCCATCATCATCACGCTGATCAACCTGATCGGCGGGTTCGCGGTCGGCGTCCTGCAGCACGGCCTGGCGCCCGCCGACGCGATGAACCAGTTCAGCATGCTCAGCATCGGCGACGGCCTGGTCTCCCAGGTGCCGGCGCTGCTGCTCTCGGTGGCCACCGGTCTGATCGTGACCCGCTCGGCCACCTCCGGGGACATGGGCCAGAGCGTCACCGCCCAGCTCAGTCAGAACCGGCTGGCGCTGCGCATCGGCGGCGCCGCGGCGCTCGCCCTGTGCGTCATCCCGGGCTTGCCCAAGGTGCCGTTCCTGCTGGTCGGCGTGGTGGTGCTGGTGATCGCGCAGCGGGTCAAGGAGCCGATCCCGGAGGAGGCCACGCCGCTCGCCGAGGCGGTCGAGATGCCTGCCGCCGACTCGCCCGAGCAGCTGCTCGGCGAGATGCGGATCGACCCGCTGGAGCTGGCCCTCGCCCCGGACCTGGTCGACCTGGTCGACGTCAGCAGCGGCGACCTGCTCGACCGGGTGCGCGCCCTGCGCCGCAAGATGGCCCTGGAACTCGGTGTGATCATGCCGCCGGTCCGTACCCGGGACGACCTGGACCTGCCACTGTCGTCGTACGCGATCCGGATCTCCGGCGTCGACGCCGGCGCCGGTCAGGCGCCGCCCGGCACGGTCCTGGCGATCGGTGAGGGACTCCAGGCGCTGCCCGGCCGGGCCGGCGTCGAGCCGGTGTTCGGCCTGGCCGGCAAGTGGGTCCCGGCCGAACTGCACTACCAGGCCGAACTGTCCGGCGCGACGGTCGTGGACCGGGCCTCGGTGATCATCACGCATCTCGCCGAGGTGGTCCGCAGCAACGCCAGCCGCCTGCTCGGCCGCGAGGACGTCCGGGCCCTGACCGAGATGGTCAAGCGCACCCACCCGGTGGTGGTCGAGGAGCTGACCCCGGGTCTGCTCAGCCTCGGCCAGATCCAGAAGGTGCTGCAGGCGATGCTGGACGAGGGCGTGCCGATCCGTGACCTGGTCCGGATCTTCGAGGCGCTGTCGCTGCGCGCCAAGATCTCGGTGGACCACGACGGCCTGGTCGAGGCCGCGCGTGGCGCGCTGGGCCCGGCCATCGCCGCCCAGTACGCCACCGGCGGCCGGCTCACCGTGATCACGCTCGACCCGATGCTCGAGCAGAGCCTGCTCGAATCACTGCGGCCCAGTGAGACCGGCGCCTTCATGGCGATCGACGGCATGCGTGCCGAGGCGATCGTCAGCGAGGCCAGCCGGCTCGCCGAGGCCGCCGAGCAGCAGGGCCTCAACCCGGTCCTGGCCTGCTCGCCACAACTGCGGTTGCCGCTGATGCGACTGCTGCGTGCCGGCTCCCGCCGGGTGCAGGTGCTGTCGTACAGCGAAATCTCTGGTTCCACCGCACAGATCGAGACGATAGGGGTGGTGAACGGTGCCTACGCGGGTGCTGCTTGA
- a CDS encoding EscU/YscU/HrcU family type III secretion system export apparatus switch protein has product MSGEKTEQPTQQRLKKARQEGQIGRSPDLGAWVGMLAASVMLPRTLSKAMENAEELIGKVPDTIANPDAAKCLAILKDGLMSAAWAVLPLALTMMAVGIAAAGAQGGIRVATKLFMPKFNRLNPFTGLKRMFGPQAAWELTKSLFKTLVLGGVLYMTMKDIVPQLMTAGRLPLAALLGIVTDATLALIRAAAVAGIVMAAADYFVVRRRTQKQLRMTKEEVKQENKNTEGDPLIKAQIRARQFAMARNRQMADVPTADVVVVNPVHVAVALRYEPQKGAPRVVAKGQGPVAAKIRQLATDNRVPMVQDIALARALNSGCEIGQEIPAEFFGAVARVLAFVMSLKARGSAAGVHRNPNPTPAMT; this is encoded by the coding sequence ATGTCCGGCGAGAAGACCGAGCAGCCGACCCAACAGCGGCTCAAGAAGGCCCGGCAGGAGGGTCAGATCGGGCGTAGCCCGGACCTGGGCGCCTGGGTCGGGATGCTGGCCGCCAGCGTCATGCTGCCGCGCACCCTGTCCAAGGCGATGGAGAACGCCGAGGAGCTGATCGGCAAGGTCCCGGACACCATCGCCAACCCGGACGCGGCGAAGTGCCTGGCCATCCTGAAGGACGGGCTGATGAGCGCGGCGTGGGCGGTGCTGCCGCTGGCGCTGACCATGATGGCGGTCGGCATCGCGGCGGCCGGCGCGCAGGGCGGCATCCGGGTCGCCACGAAGTTGTTCATGCCGAAGTTCAACCGGCTCAACCCGTTCACCGGGCTGAAGCGGATGTTCGGCCCGCAGGCGGCCTGGGAGCTGACCAAGTCGCTGTTCAAGACGCTGGTGCTGGGCGGGGTGCTGTACATGACGATGAAGGACATCGTCCCGCAGCTGATGACCGCCGGCCGGCTGCCGCTCGCCGCGCTGCTGGGCATCGTCACCGACGCGACGCTCGCGCTGATCCGGGCCGCCGCGGTCGCCGGCATCGTGATGGCCGCGGCGGACTACTTCGTGGTGCGGCGGCGCACCCAGAAGCAGCTGCGGATGACCAAGGAAGAGGTCAAGCAGGAGAACAAGAACACCGAGGGCGACCCGCTGATCAAGGCGCAGATCCGGGCCCGGCAGTTCGCGATGGCGCGCAACCGGCAGATGGCCGACGTACCGACCGCGGACGTGGTGGTGGTCAACCCGGTGCACGTCGCGGTCGCGCTGCGGTACGAGCCGCAGAAGGGCGCCCCGCGGGTGGTGGCCAAGGGGCAGGGCCCGGTGGCCGCCAAGATCCGGCAGCTGGCCACCGACAACCGGGTGCCGATGGTGCAGGACATCGCGCTGGCCCGGGCGCTCAACTCGGGGTGCGAGATCGGCCAGGAGATCCCCGCCGAGTTCTTCGGCGCGGTGGCCCGGGTGCTGGCGTTCGTGATGAGCCTCAAGGCACGCGGCTCGGCGGCGGGCGTGCACCGCAACCCGAACCCCACCCCAGCTATGACGTAA
- a CDS encoding flagellar biosynthetic protein FliR, which yields MNYDLTIAELMAIMLGACRTGAWMMVCPPFNSRLIPGPAKALMSVGFTLPMAPYLRGTVPVLETPALIASAALQVFVGVALGFLTALLFAALQAAGDLLDLFGGFTLATAYDPLGMSQNAVFGRFYNLIAVTLLFASDGHQLILRGFLQSFRTLPLNTTFSMETFSRLLLTGVGEMFLSALQIAGPLIAVLFLADVALGLLNRVAPALNAFQLGFPIKIFLLVTLAGLAISMLPGVLDTLVDRAVTAVVRLSGG from the coding sequence ATGAACTACGACCTGACGATCGCCGAGCTGATGGCGATCATGCTCGGCGCGTGCCGGACCGGCGCGTGGATGATGGTGTGCCCGCCGTTCAACTCCCGGCTCATCCCCGGCCCGGCGAAGGCGCTGATGTCGGTGGGGTTCACCCTGCCGATGGCGCCGTACCTGCGGGGGACCGTCCCGGTGCTGGAGACGCCGGCGCTGATCGCCAGCGCCGCGCTGCAGGTCTTCGTCGGGGTCGCGCTGGGCTTCCTGACCGCGCTGCTGTTCGCCGCCCTGCAGGCCGCCGGTGACCTGCTCGACCTGTTCGGCGGGTTCACCCTGGCGACGGCGTACGACCCGCTCGGGATGAGCCAGAACGCGGTCTTCGGGCGGTTCTACAACCTGATCGCGGTCACCCTGCTGTTCGCCAGCGACGGGCACCAGCTGATCCTGCGCGGATTCCTGCAGAGCTTCCGCACGCTGCCGCTGAACACCACGTTCTCCATGGAGACCTTCAGCCGGCTGCTGCTCACCGGGGTGGGCGAGATGTTCCTGTCCGCGCTGCAGATCGCCGGCCCGCTGATCGCCGTGCTCTTCCTCGCCGACGTGGCGCTCGGCCTGCTGAACCGGGTGGCGCCCGCGCTGAACGCCTTCCAGCTCGGCTTCCCCATCAAGATCTTCCTGCTGGTCACCCTCGCCGGGCTGGCCATCTCGATGCTCCCGGGCGTGCTGGACACCCTGGTCGACCGGGCGGTGACCGCGGTGGTGCGGCTCAGCGGCGGGTGA
- the fliP gene encoding flagellar type III secretion system pore protein FliP (The bacterial flagellar biogenesis protein FliP forms a type III secretion system (T3SS)-type pore required for flagellar assembly.), whose translation MTDRTQQYRAGPPSGPADRAGSALRRVVLLLLVGGGLALALPAPAGAAPGVPGAGVEDRPAIGVPRIAPQAPARPAARGPAVERPRLPVPQAPATSPPSINVNVNGTNPDGSRPAASLVILLGLTLLSVAPAVLLLCTSFTKIFMVLGITRNALGLSTLPPNQVIAGLALFLSLFIMGPTVSAMNDLGVQPYLRGEKTQSQAFKDGVQPLREFMYRTTREDELALLIKVSGQPQPANKDAVPLTTLVPAFALSELRAAFIIGFVIFIPFLIIDMVVSASLMSLGMMMLPPVTIALPFKLLLFVLVNGWGLIITALVGSYRG comes from the coding sequence ATGACAGACCGCACGCAGCAGTACCGAGCCGGACCGCCGAGCGGCCCCGCGGACCGGGCCGGGAGCGCCCTGCGACGTGTGGTGCTGCTGCTTCTCGTGGGCGGCGGGCTGGCGCTCGCCCTGCCCGCCCCGGCCGGCGCGGCGCCCGGAGTGCCGGGGGCCGGGGTGGAGGATCGGCCGGCGATCGGCGTACCCCGGATCGCGCCGCAGGCGCCCGCGCGCCCGGCGGCGCGGGGCCCGGCGGTGGAGCGACCGCGGCTGCCGGTGCCGCAGGCGCCGGCGACGTCGCCGCCGAGCATCAACGTCAACGTCAACGGCACGAATCCGGACGGCAGCCGCCCGGCCGCCAGCCTGGTGATCCTGCTCGGCCTGACGCTGCTCTCGGTGGCGCCGGCGGTGCTGCTGCTCTGCACCTCGTTCACCAAGATCTTCATGGTTCTCGGGATCACCCGTAACGCGCTCGGGCTGAGCACGCTGCCGCCCAACCAGGTGATCGCCGGCCTGGCGCTGTTCCTGAGCCTGTTCATCATGGGCCCGACCGTCTCCGCGATGAACGACCTCGGCGTGCAGCCCTACCTGCGCGGGGAGAAGACCCAGTCGCAGGCCTTCAAGGACGGCGTCCAGCCGCTGCGCGAATTCATGTACCGGACCACCCGCGAGGACGAGCTGGCCCTGCTGATCAAGGTGTCCGGCCAGCCGCAGCCGGCGAACAAGGACGCCGTGCCGCTGACCACGCTGGTGCCCGCGTTCGCGCTGTCCGAGCTGCGCGCCGCGTTCATCATCGGGTTCGTCATCTTCATCCCCTTCCTGATCATCGACATGGTGGTCAGCGCCTCGCTGATGTCGCTGGGCATGATGATGCTGCCCCCGGTGACCATCGCCCTGCCGTTCAAACTGCTGCTGTTCGTCCTGGTCAACGGTTGGGGGCTGATCATCACGGCGCTGGTCGGCTCGTATCGGGGATGA
- a CDS encoding FliO/MopB family protein: MRLLLQVAFSLFVVLFMMWGLARALRRPFGGRGYGTLTVLNRQQLSRSSAVAVVRVADRALVLGVTDQQISYLGETELEAFETEPEHRDPVVVERSELIEPDMILPGRHPAAEAGAGPGDHHHRTGRLAGSLLSPRTWSSTLEFLRDRTTRR, translated from the coding sequence ATGCGGCTCCTCCTCCAGGTCGCCTTCTCCCTGTTCGTCGTGCTGTTCATGATGTGGGGGCTGGCCCGGGCGCTGCGGCGCCCGTTCGGTGGGCGCGGCTACGGCACGCTGACGGTGCTGAACCGCCAGCAGCTGAGCCGCAGCTCGGCGGTGGCCGTGGTCCGGGTGGCCGACCGCGCGCTGGTCCTCGGCGTCACCGACCAGCAGATCAGCTACCTGGGCGAGACCGAGCTGGAGGCGTTCGAGACCGAGCCCGAGCACCGCGACCCGGTGGTGGTCGAACGGTCCGAGCTGATCGAACCGGACATGATCCTGCCCGGGCGGCATCCCGCGGCCGAGGCCGGCGCGGGGCCCGGCGACCACCACCACCGGACCGGCCGGCTGGCCGGCTCCCTGCTCTCCCCACGGACCTGGAGCTCCACCCTGGAGTTCCTGCGCGACCGGACGACGAGGCGATAG
- the fliN gene encoding flagellar motor switch protein FliN, whose protein sequence is MTAPAITVPQLSLARNAAEAALAVLPTSRALVAGDPVIPDAGTMIAGQAVTARFSGAASGEVVVVVGQDLADALRESPLGELDLTAAVRPALEAASRVFGPVVLDPGQVMEPQVALSALAAKDGAVAIPLRDDQEVRAVLAMALSPWPGEDPVLAAAAGGGGVAQRAPSMMSSRSGGLDMLYDVEMEVSAELGRTRMSVRELLSLTPGAIVELDRAAGSPADLLVNGRLIARGEVVVVDENFGIRITEIVSPGAE, encoded by the coding sequence ATGACCGCCCCCGCCATCACCGTGCCGCAGCTGTCTCTCGCCCGGAACGCCGCCGAGGCCGCGCTGGCCGTCCTGCCCACCAGCCGCGCCCTGGTCGCCGGCGATCCGGTGATCCCCGACGCGGGGACGATGATCGCGGGTCAGGCGGTCACCGCACGGTTCAGCGGCGCGGCCTCCGGCGAGGTCGTGGTGGTGGTCGGCCAGGACCTCGCGGACGCGCTGCGGGAGAGCCCGCTCGGTGAGCTGGACCTGACCGCGGCGGTCCGGCCCGCCCTGGAGGCGGCGTCCCGGGTCTTCGGGCCGGTGGTGCTCGACCCCGGTCAGGTGATGGAGCCGCAGGTGGCGCTCAGCGCGCTGGCCGCCAAGGACGGCGCGGTGGCCATCCCGCTGCGCGACGACCAGGAGGTCCGCGCGGTGCTGGCGATGGCGCTCAGCCCGTGGCCCGGTGAGGACCCGGTGCTGGCCGCGGCGGCCGGTGGCGGCGGGGTGGCGCAGCGGGCGCCGTCGATGATGAGCTCCCGCAGCGGCGGGCTGGACATGCTGTACGACGTGGAGATGGAGGTCTCCGCCGAGCTGGGCCGGACCCGGATGAGCGTACGGGAGCTGCTCTCGCTGACCCCGGGCGCGATCGTCGAGCTGGACCGGGCCGCCGGAAGCCCGGCCGACCTGCTGGTGAACGGCCGGCTGATCGCCCGCGGCGAGGTGGTCGTGGTGGACGAGAACTTCGGCATCCGGATCACCGAGATCGTCTCCCCGGGCGCCGAGTAG
- a CDS encoding flagellar motor switch protein FliM, giving the protein MAAENGPTAQRFAKSADQDDVTTTARTPGKISRRSQGGGPAPYDFRRPIKLSREHVRTLQIAFETYARSCGTLLTTRLRAVSNVSLISIEQLNYDEYVASLANPTIIGVVTLDPLPGTVLLEIAQSAVMTAIDHMLGGPGGSQPERPLTEVEMPLLRGLMERMLGELRYGFESLVDISPKLKEIEYNAQFLRAHAPGDAIVVASFETKIGAEECISTICLPFNTILPVLSRTETIVLSAAERQAKDRALRNLTAGLSAAPIDVAVRFQPIRMRTDDIVDLRPGDVVPLGHPTSRPLEVTVNDIVFAHAVPGNQGARLACLVVPSPNEHSSKESGHP; this is encoded by the coding sequence ATGGCGGCCGAAAACGGCCCCACCGCTCAGCGGTTCGCGAAGTCCGCCGATCAGGACGACGTGACCACCACCGCACGTACCCCGGGCAAGATCTCGCGCCGGAGCCAGGGCGGCGGGCCCGCGCCGTACGACTTCCGCCGCCCGATCAAGCTCTCCCGTGAGCATGTCCGCACCCTGCAGATCGCGTTCGAGACATACGCCCGCAGCTGCGGCACCCTGCTGACCACCCGCCTGCGCGCGGTCAGCAACGTCTCGCTGATCTCCATCGAGCAGCTGAACTACGACGAGTACGTGGCTTCGCTGGCCAACCCGACGATCATCGGGGTGGTCACCCTGGACCCGCTGCCCGGCACGGTGCTGCTGGAGATCGCCCAGTCCGCGGTGATGACCGCGATCGACCACATGCTCGGCGGCCCCGGCGGCTCCCAGCCGGAGCGGCCGCTGACCGAGGTCGAGATGCCGCTGCTGCGCGGCCTGATGGAGCGGATGCTGGGCGAGCTGCGCTACGGCTTCGAGAGCCTGGTGGACATCTCGCCGAAGCTCAAGGAGATCGAGTACAACGCGCAGTTCCTGCGCGCGCACGCGCCCGGCGACGCGATCGTGGTGGCCTCGTTCGAGACCAAGATCGGCGCGGAGGAGTGCATCTCCACGATCTGCCTGCCGTTCAACACCATCCTGCCGGTGCTCTCCCGGACCGAGACGATCGTGCTCAGCGCGGCCGAGCGGCAGGCCAAGGATCGGGCGTTGCGCAACCTCACGGCCGGACTTTCCGCCGCTCCGATCGACGTAGCAGTGCGATTCCAGCCCATCCGGATGCGTACCGATGACATCGTGGATCTACGTCCGGGTGACGTCGTGCCGCTGGGGCATCCGACCAGCCGGCCGCTCGAGGTGACCGTGAACGACATCGTCTTCGCGCATGCCGTTCCGGGTAACCAGGGCGCCCGGCTCGCCTGTCTCGTCGTGCCGTCGCCCAACGAGCACTCTTCCAAGGAGTCTGGCCACCCATGA
- a CDS encoding flagellar basal body-associated FliL family protein, which yields MADDKDTAAEAPKKSNKMMMIVIALALVVLGGGGAGAFFMLRGDSAEASAPKKGAITAAENTITVNLADGHYLKLGFALQQTEDAGEEAVDLSEAYELAIDEYTGRTVAELATEEGREKLKADLVAKLVKAYTEDGKKMVMGIYYTSFVTQ from the coding sequence ATGGCGGACGACAAGGACACGGCTGCGGAAGCGCCGAAGAAGTCGAACAAGATGATGATGATCGTCATCGCTCTGGCACTGGTGGTGCTGGGCGGCGGCGGTGCCGGGGCGTTCTTCATGCTCCGCGGCGACTCGGCCGAGGCGTCGGCGCCGAAGAAGGGCGCGATCACCGCGGCCGAGAACACCATCACGGTGAACCTGGCCGACGGGCACTACCTGAAGCTGGGTTTCGCCCTGCAGCAGACCGAGGACGCCGGTGAGGAGGCGGTCGACCTGAGCGAGGCGTACGAGCTGGCGATCGACGAGTACACCGGCCGGACGGTGGCCGAGCTGGCCACCGAGGAGGGCCGCGAGAAGCTCAAGGCAGACCTGGTGGCCAAGCTCGTCAAGGCCTACACCGAGGACGGCAAGAAGATGGTCATGGGCATCTACTACACCTCCTTCGTGACGCAGTAA
- a CDS encoding flagellar motor protein MotB, which translates to MSSGGGARRKRKGGHEEHEEHVNHERWLVSYADMLTLLFVLFVVLFSMSDVNQKKFAQLAQGLSAGFGSKSAAFTGNSAPLDGAANTAQIVQIDPGSNPGDGTSGTEGLTQKQKEAVKRAILAEDRKRASANADKAAAEAENLKAIENRIADALAAQKLLGNVKFTIDRRGLVITVVTNEVVFAGDRADLRPGGEKILNAIAPTLAKLPNNIEVDGNTNQLKAKTKYYPSGWELSAARASTTVRFFTGHGIPKKRLSAVGFSDTKPLIDPKDPRSITMNRRVDVVVLTMLTADQAALLPAAAGSDAKLHTGQTTAQAKAAAEAAAKRAAAEHGTTGTTPGTTTTHD; encoded by the coding sequence ATGAGTTCCGGTGGTGGCGCCCGGCGTAAGAGGAAGGGCGGTCACGAGGAGCACGAGGAGCACGTCAACCACGAGCGCTGGCTCGTGTCGTACGCCGACATGCTCACCCTGCTGTTCGTCCTCTTCGTCGTGCTGTTCTCGATGAGTGACGTCAACCAGAAGAAGTTCGCCCAGCTGGCCCAGGGTCTGTCCGCGGGATTCGGCTCCAAGAGCGCCGCGTTCACCGGGAACAGCGCTCCGCTGGACGGCGCGGCGAACACCGCCCAGATCGTGCAGATCGACCCGGGCTCCAACCCCGGTGACGGCACCTCCGGCACCGAGGGCCTGACCCAGAAGCAGAAGGAAGCGGTCAAGCGGGCGATCCTGGCCGAGGACCGCAAGCGGGCTTCCGCGAACGCCGACAAGGCTGCCGCGGAGGCCGAGAACCTCAAGGCGATCGAGAACCGGATCGCCGACGCGCTGGCCGCGCAGAAGCTGCTCGGCAACGTCAAGTTCACGATCGACCGGCGCGGCCTGGTGATCACCGTGGTCACCAACGAGGTGGTCTTCGCCGGCGACCGGGCGGACCTGCGCCCGGGCGGCGAGAAGATCCTCAACGCGATCGCCCCGACGCTGGCGAAGCTGCCGAACAACATCGAGGTGGACGGCAACACCAACCAGCTCAAGGCGAAGACCAAGTACTACCCCAGCGGCTGGGAGCTCTCCGCGGCCCGAGCCTCCACCACGGTCCGGTTCTTCACCGGGCACGGGATCCCGAAGAAGCGGCTCAGCGCGGTCGGCTTCTCGGACACCAAGCCGCTGATCGACCCGAAGGACCCGCGGTCGATCACGATGAACCGCCGGGTGGACGTGGTCGTGCTGACCATGCTCACGGCCGACCAGGCGGCGCTGCTGCCGGCGGCGGCGGGCAGCGACGCGAAGCTGCACACCGGCCAGACCACCGCGCAGGCCAAGGCCGCCGCGGAGGCCGCGGCGAAGCGGGCCGCGGCCGAGCACGGCACGACCGGTACCACCCCCGGCACCACCACCACGCACGACTGA
- a CDS encoding flagellar motor protein: protein MDISTIVGVVAGLVIVFTVQILEGGSPASILLIPSMLLVFGGAFAAAMAGGVLKDATGFVNQLKKAFTAKVTPPTKLLDNVVKLAERARREGLLALEDAVKTVEHPFLKRGLQLAIDGTDPDELHDILHAEVAAKKKADKAGVKFFENMGGYAPTIGIIGTVMGLVHVLENLDQPETLGHSISAAFVATLWGVLSANIIWLPMAARLTRLSAVEAEEMELVIDGVLAIQAGSNPRLVAQKLRSLLPPDEMKKAEAAASSKKAA, encoded by the coding sequence ATGGACATCTCAACCATCGTCGGAGTGGTCGCCGGACTGGTGATCGTCTTCACCGTCCAGATCCTGGAGGGCGGCTCGCCCGCCTCCATCCTGCTGATTCCGTCGATGCTGCTGGTCTTCGGCGGGGCGTTCGCCGCCGCCATGGCCGGCGGTGTCCTGAAGGACGCGACCGGTTTCGTCAACCAGCTCAAGAAGGCCTTCACCGCCAAGGTGACGCCGCCGACCAAGCTGCTCGACAACGTCGTGAAGCTCGCCGAGCGGGCCCGCCGCGAGGGCCTGCTGGCTCTCGAGGACGCGGTCAAGACGGTCGAGCACCCGTTCCTCAAGCGCGGCCTGCAGCTGGCCATCGACGGCACCGACCCGGACGAGCTGCACGACATCCTGCACGCCGAGGTCGCCGCGAAGAAGAAGGCCGACAAGGCCGGCGTCAAGTTCTTCGAGAACATGGGCGGCTACGCGCCGACCATCGGCATCATCGGTACGGTCATGGGCCTGGTGCACGTGCTGGAGAACCTGGACCAGCCGGAGACCCTGGGCCACTCGATCTCGGCGGCCTTCGTCGCCACCCTGTGGGGCGTGCTCAGCGCCAACATCATCTGGCTGCCGATGGCGGCCCGGCTGACCCGGCTCAGCGCCGTCGAGGCCGAGGAGATGGAGCTGGTGATCGACGGTGTGCTGGCCATCCAGGCCGGCTCGAACCCGCGTCTGGTCGCCCAGAAGCTGCGCAGCCTGCTCCCGCCGGACGAGATGAAGAAGGCCGAGGCCGCGGCCTCCTCGAAGAAGGCGGCCTGA
- a CDS encoding flagellar FlbD family protein, giving the protein MILVTRLNGAVFALNPDLVERVDCTPDTVVTLVDGTKYVIAESVPEFIDSVRHYRASLIAQASRMEPEPTAPSSSDDELDAKVLPLHRKER; this is encoded by the coding sequence TTGATCCTCGTAACTCGCCTCAACGGTGCCGTGTTCGCGCTGAACCCGGACCTGGTCGAGCGTGTGGACTGCACGCCCGACACGGTCGTCACCCTGGTGGACGGCACGAAGTACGTCATCGCCGAGTCCGTGCCCGAATTCATCGACTCGGTGCGTCACTACCGCGCCTCGCTGATCGCCCAGGCGAGCCGCATGGAGCCCGAGCCCACGGCCCCCTCCTCGTCCGACGACGAGCTCGACGCCAAGGTGCTCCCGCTGCACCGGAAGGAACGCTGA